One region of Aurantimonas sp. HBX-1 genomic DNA includes:
- a CDS encoding CaiB/BaiF CoA-transferase family protein, producing the protein MRPLEGIRVLEMGQLIAGPFCGQLLADFGAEVVKIEPPQGGDSMRQWGRTDAQGNPLWWPVIARNKKSLTLDLRKPAAQAIVRELATSTDIIVENFRVGRMEEWGLGYEDLRAINPRLIMVRVTGFGQTGPYAERAGFAAVCEAMGGLRYLGGYPDRPPVRVGLSIGDTLAGQSGFQGALLALQHRHQTGEGQMVDASIYEAVLSVMESVITEYDRGGHVRERSGSFLPGIAPSNAYPTADGDMIIIGANQDSLFRRLAALMEQPELAEDERFANHQARGRNQAEIDRIVGEWTATRTAAWLVEALAAAGVPAGLTYRARDMLNDPHFQARESIVRVDDARLGPTAMQNVFPRLSASPGEVRHTGPLLGEHTDAVLREWLDYDDDRITRLRDDGII; encoded by the coding sequence ATGAGGCCACTCGAGGGCATCCGCGTGCTTGAAATGGGCCAGCTGATCGCCGGCCCGTTCTGCGGTCAGCTGCTTGCCGATTTCGGGGCCGAGGTCGTCAAGATCGAACCGCCGCAGGGCGGCGACTCGATGCGCCAGTGGGGCCGCACCGATGCGCAGGGCAACCCGCTGTGGTGGCCGGTCATCGCCCGCAACAAGAAGTCCCTGACCCTCGACCTGCGCAAGCCGGCGGCCCAGGCGATCGTCCGGGAACTCGCAACAAGCACCGACATCATCGTCGAGAATTTCCGCGTCGGCCGCATGGAGGAGTGGGGCCTTGGCTACGAGGACCTGCGCGCCATCAATCCCCGCCTGATCATGGTCCGCGTCACCGGCTTCGGACAGACAGGGCCCTATGCGGAGCGGGCCGGCTTCGCCGCCGTCTGCGAGGCGATGGGCGGGCTGCGCTATCTCGGCGGCTACCCCGATCGGCCACCGGTGCGGGTCGGGCTGTCGATCGGCGACACGCTGGCCGGCCAGAGCGGCTTCCAGGGCGCGCTGCTGGCGCTCCAGCACCGCCACCAGACCGGCGAAGGCCAGATGGTCGACGCCTCGATCTACGAGGCCGTGCTGTCGGTGATGGAAAGCGTCATCACCGAATACGACCGCGGCGGCCACGTGCGCGAGCGCTCCGGCAGTTTCCTGCCGGGGATCGCGCCGTCCAATGCCTATCCGACCGCCGACGGCGACATGATCATCATCGGCGCCAACCAGGACAGCCTGTTCCGGCGCCTCGCGGCGCTGATGGAGCAGCCGGAACTGGCCGAAGACGAGCGCTTTGCCAATCACCAGGCGCGCGGCCGCAACCAGGCCGAGATCGACCGCATCGTCGGCGAGTGGACGGCGACCCGGACGGCGGCCTGGCTGGTCGAGGCGCTCGCCGCCGCGGGCGTGCCGGCCGGGCTGACCTACCGGGCGCGCGACATGCTGAACGACCCGCATTTCCAGGCCCGCGAGTCGATCGTGCGCGTCGACGACGCGCGGCTCGGACCGACGGCGATGCAGAACGTCTTTCCCCGCCTCTCGGCCTCGCCGGGGGAGGTTCGCCACACCGGGCCGCTGCTCGGCGAGCACACCGATGCCGTGCTGCGGGAATGGCTCGACTATGACGACGACCGGATCACGCGGCTTCGCGACGACGGCATCATCTGA
- a CDS encoding GntR family transcriptional regulator, protein MAERRGSAKERTVDRVYDSVREAILAGGHSGEERLTEEMLAERYGVSRTPVRAALQKLESDGFVDMIPRVGAVVKRRTLAEVAEIYEVRSLLESHAAGLAATRRRNEDVDTLKRLQDDMDRIGGNGDVEGLSTLNRDFHTVILEASGNRTLLGSTTRLMEIGFLVHTYGNLGRRDVARSFTEHRNLIEAIGSRDAEWATSIMRGHLLGTRNALTQIMSDRRTG, encoded by the coding sequence ATGGCGGAGCGACGCGGGAGCGCCAAGGAACGGACCGTCGACCGGGTCTATGACAGCGTCCGGGAAGCCATCCTCGCCGGTGGGCATTCGGGCGAGGAGCGGCTGACCGAGGAGATGCTGGCGGAGCGCTACGGGGTCAGCCGGACACCGGTGCGCGCGGCGCTGCAGAAGCTGGAAAGCGACGGCTTCGTCGACATGATCCCGCGGGTCGGGGCTGTGGTGAAGCGCCGGACGCTGGCGGAGGTGGCGGAGATCTACGAGGTCCGGTCGCTGCTGGAGAGCCATGCGGCTGGGCTGGCAGCGACGCGGCGGCGGAACGAGGACGTCGACACGCTGAAGCGGCTGCAGGACGACATGGACCGTATTGGCGGCAACGGCGACGTCGAAGGGCTGTCGACGCTCAATCGGGACTTCCACACGGTCATCCTCGAGGCCAGCGGCAACCGCACGCTCCTCGGCTCGACGACGCGGCTGATGGAGATCGGCTTCCTCGTCCACACCTACGGCAATCTCGGCCGGCGGGACGTCGCGCGCAGCTTCACCGAGCACCGCAACCTGATCGAGGCGATCGGCTCGCGCGACGCAGAGTGGGCGACCAGCATCATGCGCGGCCACCTTCTCGGCACCCGCAACGCGCTGACCCAGATCATGAGCGACAGGCGGACAGGGTAG
- a CDS encoding aldose 1-epimerase family protein, with protein MSDTHEISAGGISAVISSHGAELVGLRDAEGTELLWQAGPEWPRHAPVLFPIVGKLAGDTLRHQGRDYPIGQHGFARDRRFDWIERTAERATLRLRDDAETRAAYPFPFTLDVTFAVAAKTLTVTSSVTNPGDAPLPCGVGAHPGFRWPLVDGVAKTDHVVEFDTPETGMALSVEGGLLGAAKPLPFDGRTLNLAEALFERDALVMPSVASRSVRFVARAGDGSDARVLTVAWEGYKDLGIWSKPGGAPFLCIEPWFSMASPVGWDGEFADKPGVLVLAPGATRDFAWSVQIDA; from the coding sequence ATGAGCGATACGCACGAGATCTCGGCCGGCGGCATCAGCGCGGTGATCAGCAGCCATGGCGCCGAGCTCGTCGGCCTGCGGGACGCCGAGGGCACGGAACTGCTCTGGCAGGCCGGGCCCGAATGGCCGCGCCATGCGCCGGTGCTGTTTCCGATCGTCGGAAAGCTCGCGGGCGACACGCTGCGCCACCAGGGGCGCGACTATCCGATCGGCCAGCACGGCTTTGCACGCGACCGCCGCTTCGACTGGATCGAGCGCACGGCGGAACGTGCGACTTTGCGCCTTCGGGACGACGCGGAAACGCGGGCGGCCTATCCGTTTCCGTTCACGCTGGACGTCACGTTCGCCGTCGCCGCAAAGACCCTCACCGTCACGAGCAGCGTCACCAATCCGGGCGACGCGCCGCTGCCCTGCGGCGTCGGCGCGCATCCGGGGTTCCGGTGGCCGCTCGTCGACGGCGTCGCCAAGACCGACCACGTCGTCGAGTTCGATACGCCCGAGACAGGCATGGCGCTTTCCGTCGAGGGCGGTCTGCTGGGAGCGGCCAAGCCGCTTCCCTTCGACGGCAGGACGTTGAACCTGGCGGAAGCGCTGTTCGAGCGGGATGCGCTGGTGATGCCAAGCGTCGCCAGCCGCAGCGTCCGCTTCGTCGCCCGCGCCGGCGACGGCAGCGACGCCCGGGTGCTGACGGTGGCTTGGGAGGGCTACAAGGACCTCGGCATCTGGTCGAAGCCGGGTGGCGCGCCGTTCCTGTGCATCGAGCCATGGTTCTCGATGGCGAGCCCGGTCGGCTGGGATGGCGAGTTTGCCGACAAGCCGGGCGTGCTGGTCCTGGCCCCCGGAGCGACCCGCGACTTCGCGTGGAGCGTGCAAATCGACGCGTAG
- a CDS encoding adenylate/guanylate cyclase domain-containing protein — MDTERLDMTPASPETGEWPLHRTRILDWLMRGTSDERFADRIFLQLCDRLRAAGIPIVRATLQFRIHHPQWLGARILWRPGMEEAEIQTYEHGAMESPEYLDSPVAEVHRGAPQVRRRLTLPPEPGEYSLFAQLRAEGLTEYVAWPLEHTLGRRHVITFATDVPNGLSDEEMLFLQDLLPALSLVSEIRLKNRLARTLLETYVGPHASDEILAGAITRGSGRSVSAAIMVCDLRDFTGISELWPRDDVIDLLNEYFDAVCEPVERRGGEILKFVGDGLLAIFPLDRPTACDDLIQAVGEARESMRLLNADHVRHGRAVLRYGVGIHVGEVMYGNIGSRGRLDFTVIGPAVNAAARLENLTKTVNRPVLLSKAFADIANNPSAFESIGTFPLRGFGEEMEVFGLVGDPAVRSIDELPLVGAIR; from the coding sequence ATGGATACCGAACGCCTGGACATGACCCCGGCATCGCCCGAGACCGGAGAGTGGCCGCTGCACCGGACGCGCATCCTCGACTGGCTGATGCGCGGCACCAGCGACGAACGCTTCGCCGACCGGATCTTCCTGCAACTCTGCGACCGCCTGCGCGCCGCCGGTATCCCGATCGTGCGCGCCACGCTGCAGTTCCGGATCCACCACCCGCAATGGCTGGGCGCGCGGATCCTCTGGCGTCCCGGCATGGAAGAGGCTGAGATCCAGACCTACGAGCACGGGGCGATGGAGAGCCCGGAATATCTCGACAGCCCGGTGGCCGAGGTGCATCGCGGCGCGCCGCAGGTGCGGCGCCGGCTGACCCTGCCGCCCGAGCCGGGGGAGTATTCCCTGTTCGCGCAGTTGCGCGCCGAAGGCCTGACGGAATACGTCGCATGGCCGCTGGAGCACACGCTCGGCCGCCGGCACGTGATCACCTTCGCGACCGACGTGCCGAACGGGCTCTCGGACGAGGAAATGCTCTTCCTGCAGGACCTCTTGCCGGCCCTTTCGCTGGTCAGCGAGATCCGGCTGAAGAACCGCCTCGCGCGCACCCTGTTGGAGACCTATGTCGGCCCGCACGCCAGCGACGAGATCCTCGCCGGCGCGATCACCCGCGGCAGCGGGCGAAGCGTCTCGGCGGCCATCATGGTCTGCGACCTGCGCGACTTCACCGGCATCTCCGAGCTCTGGCCCCGCGACGACGTCATCGACCTCCTGAACGAGTATTTCGACGCCGTCTGCGAGCCGGTGGAAAGGCGCGGTGGCGAGATCCTGAAATTCGTCGGCGATGGCCTGCTGGCGATCTTCCCGCTCGACCGGCCGACGGCCTGCGACGACCTGATCCAGGCGGTCGGTGAAGCGCGGGAGTCGATGCGGCTCCTCAACGCCGACCATGTCCGGCATGGTCGTGCCGTCCTCCGTTACGGCGTCGGCATTCATGTCGGCGAGGTGATGTACGGCAACATCGGCTCGCGCGGGCGTTTGGACTTCACCGTCATCGGACCGGCGGTCAACGCCGCGGCCCGCCTCGAGAACCTGACCAAGACGGTCAATCGGCCGGTGCTCCTGTCAAAGGCCTTCGCCGACATAGCGAACAATCCCTCCGCGTTCGAGAGCATTGGCACGTTTCCGCTGCGCGGCTTCGGCGAGGAGATGGAGGTCTTCGGCCTGGTCGGCGATCCGGCGGTGAGATCGATCGACGAGTTGCCGCTGGTGGGTGCCATCCGCTAG
- a CDS encoding zinc-binding alcohol dehydrogenase family protein: MRAIGYQNSLPIADERALVDLDLPRPDPGPRDLLVAVRAVSVNPVDAKVRMRAQPEAGKPKVLGWDASGVVEAVGSAVTLFRPGDAVYYAGALQRPGTNAEFHLVDERIVGAKPASLSDAEAAALPLTALTAWEALFDRLDVTRAVAGAAPAILIVGGAGGVGSIATQLARTQTDLTVIATASRPETREWCLSLGAHHVVDHSLPLADQVEALGVGRPAFVFSTTQTDRHLAEIARLIAPQGRFALIDDPQSLDVSQLKQKSVSLHWEFMFTRSMFETADMARQGEILNETARLVDDGILRTTLGERLSPIDAANLRRAHATIESGRAKGKVVIEGWA; the protein is encoded by the coding sequence ATGCGCGCCATCGGCTACCAGAATTCCCTTCCGATCGCCGACGAGCGCGCGCTCGTCGATCTCGACCTGCCGCGCCCCGATCCCGGTCCGCGCGACCTTCTCGTCGCGGTCCGTGCGGTCTCGGTCAATCCGGTGGATGCCAAGGTGCGGATGCGGGCGCAGCCGGAGGCTGGGAAGCCGAAGGTGCTCGGCTGGGACGCGTCCGGCGTCGTCGAGGCGGTGGGTTCGGCGGTGACGCTGTTTCGGCCGGGCGACGCCGTCTACTACGCCGGCGCCCTGCAGCGGCCCGGCACCAACGCCGAATTCCACCTCGTCGACGAGCGCATCGTCGGCGCGAAGCCTGCCTCGCTCTCGGACGCGGAAGCCGCGGCGCTGCCGCTGACCGCGCTGACCGCCTGGGAAGCGCTGTTCGACCGGCTAGACGTCACCCGCGCGGTGGCCGGCGCGGCTCCCGCCATCCTGATCGTCGGCGGCGCGGGCGGCGTCGGCTCCATCGCCACGCAGCTGGCGCGGACCCAGACCGACCTCACCGTCATCGCGACCGCGTCCCGCCCGGAAACCCGCGAGTGGTGTCTTTCGCTCGGCGCCCATCACGTCGTCGACCACAGCCTGCCGCTGGCGGACCAGGTCGAGGCGCTCGGCGTCGGCCGCCCGGCTTTCGTCTTCTCGACCACCCAGACCGACCGTCATCTCGCCGAGATCGCCCGGCTGATCGCGCCGCAGGGACGCTTCGCGCTCATCGACGACCCGCAGTCGCTCGACGTCTCGCAGCTCAAGCAGAAGAGCGTCTCGCTTCACTGGGAGTTCATGTTCACCCGCTCGATGTTCGAGACGGCGGACATGGCGCGCCAGGGCGAGATCCTCAACGAGACCGCCCGCCTCGTCGACGACGGGATCCTGCGCACGACGCTGGGCGAGCGGCTGTCGCCGATCGACGCGGCCAACCTGCGGCGGGCGCATGCGACGATCGAGAGCGGCCGCGCCAAGGGCAAGGTCGTGATCGAGGGCTGGGCGTAA
- a CDS encoding mechanosensitive ion channel domain-containing protein yields MTVLTWIMQGGCGRAMMLVLFWVLVGTASAPAQQAPAAASVATQPQKVEQLLQLLDDPEVRGWLETRAAPAATVQDDTLATVLGEWEALYRARLADLVAAAPRIPAEIQRAAAVVARDVNAGQPGRGLVILTLLLGFGYAAEWLVGRLVAGRSLRPGAPQPDRRVHGSGIAARLVPLFVFALASTGLFLALHWPPLLRKMVLTYLAAVILLRLVVVAAHILLAPDRDPHLASGSGHRRILPVSAASARFWQRRLTLGAGYGLFVWATLSLMPAMGFTTDVVRLAALASGLGLLAIAIETVWRRPDAGPRGGVSRNWLLTLYLVGLWLLWAVGMFGALWIGIYALVLPRLIAHAGQAAQTVAARRGEATLSQALTNVLIVRGIRALVVALAVVWLASVWRFSPIMSAPNDVLQRLALGLLHGIIILLVADLVWNLAKVVIARKLDAVASDDDDDAEAAVHRARVRTLLPIFRNTLATFILVVAVLTILSGMGIAIAPLIAGAGIFGVAIGLGSQTIVKDFLGGIFYMLDDAFRVGEYIQSGDYKGKVESFSLRSVRLRHHRGPVFTVPFGDLGAIQNMSRDWVIDKMVINVTYDSDIDLARRIIKKIGLELAEDPEFAPSIIEPLKMQGVDSFGDYAVALRMKMMTRPGEQFGIRRKALLMIKKAFAENGIKIAVSTVQVSGGGDDDSAAAASEMLRRRNAAAEPAANTA; encoded by the coding sequence GTGACGGTCCTGACCTGGATCATGCAAGGCGGGTGCGGCAGGGCCATGATGCTGGTCCTGTTCTGGGTCCTCGTCGGAACCGCATCCGCCCCGGCCCAGCAGGCGCCGGCGGCCGCATCGGTCGCGACGCAGCCGCAGAAGGTCGAGCAGTTGCTGCAGCTTCTGGACGATCCGGAGGTCAGGGGCTGGCTGGAGACGCGGGCCGCGCCCGCCGCCACCGTGCAGGACGACACGCTTGCCACCGTCCTCGGCGAATGGGAGGCCCTCTATCGGGCCCGGCTCGCCGATCTGGTCGCCGCGGCGCCCAGGATCCCCGCGGAAATCCAGCGCGCCGCCGCCGTCGTGGCGCGCGACGTCAATGCGGGCCAGCCCGGCAGGGGACTGGTGATCCTAACACTGCTGCTCGGCTTCGGCTACGCGGCCGAATGGCTCGTCGGACGCCTCGTCGCGGGGCGGTCGCTGCGCCCGGGTGCGCCGCAGCCGGATCGCCGCGTCCACGGCTCGGGGATCGCGGCGCGGCTCGTCCCGCTCTTCGTCTTCGCGCTGGCCAGCACCGGCCTCTTCCTCGCGCTGCACTGGCCACCGCTGTTGCGGAAGATGGTGCTGACCTACCTCGCCGCCGTCATCCTGCTCCGTCTCGTCGTCGTCGCCGCGCATATCCTGCTGGCGCCTGACCGAGATCCTCACCTTGCGAGCGGCTCTGGCCATCGGCGGATCCTGCCGGTCAGCGCGGCTTCCGCGCGCTTCTGGCAGCGCCGCCTGACGCTCGGCGCCGGCTACGGGCTGTTCGTCTGGGCAACGCTGAGCCTCATGCCGGCGATGGGCTTCACCACCGACGTGGTCCGGCTGGCGGCCCTCGCGTCCGGACTTGGTCTCCTGGCCATCGCGATCGAGACCGTCTGGCGGCGGCCGGATGCCGGTCCGCGCGGCGGCGTGAGCCGGAACTGGCTCCTGACCCTCTATCTGGTCGGCCTCTGGCTGCTGTGGGCGGTCGGCATGTTCGGCGCGCTGTGGATCGGCATCTACGCGCTGGTCCTGCCCCGGCTCATCGCGCATGCCGGGCAGGCGGCCCAGACGGTGGCGGCGCGGCGGGGCGAAGCGACGCTGTCCCAGGCCCTGACCAACGTCCTGATCGTGCGCGGCATCAGGGCGCTGGTCGTCGCCCTCGCCGTCGTCTGGCTCGCCTCGGTCTGGCGCTTCAGCCCGATCATGTCGGCGCCCAACGACGTGCTGCAGCGCCTGGCGCTCGGCCTCCTGCATGGCATCATCATCCTGCTCGTCGCCGATCTCGTCTGGAACCTCGCCAAGGTCGTCATCGCGCGCAAGCTCGACGCCGTGGCGAGCGATGACGACGACGATGCGGAAGCGGCCGTGCACCGGGCCCGGGTGCGCACGCTGCTGCCGATCTTCCGCAACACGCTCGCGACGTTCATCCTGGTGGTCGCGGTCCTGACGATCCTGTCGGGAATGGGCATCGCGATCGCGCCGCTGATCGCCGGCGCCGGTATCTTCGGCGTGGCGATCGGGCTCGGCTCGCAGACCATCGTCAAGGATTTCCTCGGCGGCATCTTCTACATGCTCGACGACGCCTTCCGCGTCGGCGAGTACATCCAGAGCGGCGACTACAAGGGCAAGGTCGAGTCGTTCAGCCTGCGCTCGGTGCGGCTCCGCCACCATCGCGGCCCGGTCTTCACCGTGCCCTTCGGCGACCTCGGTGCGATCCAGAACATGAGCCGCGACTGGGTGATCGACAAGATGGTGATCAACGTCACCTACGATTCCGACATCGACCTCGCCCGCAGGATCATCAAGAAGATCGGGCTGGAACTGGCCGAGGACCCGGAGTTCGCGCCCAGCATCATCGAACCGCTGAAGATGCAGGGCGTCGACAGTTTCGGCGACTACGCGGTGGCGCTGCGGATGAAGATGATGACCAGACCGGGCGAGCAGTTCGGCATCCGGCGCAAGGCGCTGCTGATGATCAAGAAGGCCTTCGCCGAGAACGGCATCAAGATCGCCGTGTCCACCGTGCAGGTGTCGGGTGGCGGCGACGACGACAGCGCGGCGGCGGCAAGCGAGATGCTGCGGCGGCGCAATGCCGCCGCCGAACCCGCCGCCAACACCGCCTGA
- a CDS encoding alpha/beta fold hydrolase, which yields MIDELHEHSRNLHLSASDADARSDRKSLAGARRSPEAAAFHVSTRDGATLKAWRSGQGPAVVLVSGLGGTGGFWAPVVAGLADTFEMISFDQRGIGASSRGTAATTIDQLADDVLAVLDAARIDSAVIVGHSTGGCIAQTLAARAPHRVRKLCLSATWLRPSRYMTELFETRLRLLEQDPLAYTATATLISYPPAWLEENWSAYERAVANAPRGEAERRVVAERIAALLAFDGSERLPAITMPVSIIGAGDDMIVPAFLQRALADALPSATLTLLPDGGHFFPVSRTEAFVAHLADWAGGEP from the coding sequence ATGATCGACGAGCTGCACGAACACTCCCGCAACCTGCACCTGTCGGCGAGCGACGCCGATGCGCGAAGCGACCGGAAATCGCTTGCCGGCGCCCGCCGCTCTCCCGAGGCAGCCGCCTTCCACGTCTCGACGAGGGACGGCGCGACGCTCAAGGCCTGGCGCAGCGGACAGGGGCCGGCCGTGGTGCTGGTGAGTGGGCTTGGAGGCACCGGCGGCTTCTGGGCGCCGGTCGTCGCCGGTCTGGCAGACACGTTCGAAATGATCAGCTTCGACCAGCGCGGCATCGGCGCCTCGTCGCGCGGCACGGCGGCGACCACGATCGACCAGCTGGCCGACGACGTCCTCGCGGTGCTCGACGCAGCCCGTATCGACAGCGCCGTCATCGTCGGGCACTCGACCGGCGGCTGCATCGCCCAGACACTTGCCGCCAGGGCACCGCACCGGGTTCGCAAGCTCTGCCTCAGCGCCACCTGGCTGCGCCCCAGCCGATACATGACTGAGCTGTTCGAGACGCGGCTGCGGCTGCTCGAGCAGGACCCCCTCGCCTACACGGCCACCGCCACGCTGATTTCCTATCCGCCGGCCTGGCTGGAGGAGAACTGGTCGGCCTACGAGCGCGCCGTGGCGAACGCGCCGCGCGGCGAGGCGGAGCGCCGGGTCGTGGCCGAGCGGATCGCCGCCCTGCTTGCCTTCGATGGCAGCGAGCGCCTGCCGGCGATCACCATGCCGGTGTCGATCATCGGCGCCGGGGACGACATGATCGTTCCGGCCTTCCTGCAGCGGGCGCTGGCCGATGCGCTGCCCTCCGCGACGCTCACCCTGCTGCCGGATGGCGGGCACTTCTTCCCGGTCTCGCGCACCGAGGCCTTCGTGGCGCATCTTGCCGACTGGGCAGGCGGCGAGCCATGA
- a CDS encoding GntR family transcriptional regulator, whose amino-acid sequence MRPRIDAVAETPLRRGFGALTIRDRLRDEILSLQLRPGQLLDEVRLAERFAASRSPVREALVHLQAEGLVDTLPNKGTVVAGMNIEEFPQYIDALDLVQRAVTRLAAELRTDVDLERIRQEQERFRATVPARDALGMIQTNMDFHLAISEASRNPYLHDAYRRLLVGGRRMLRLYYQSYDDDLPPELPASHDRIIEAIERRDVEWADRLAREHAEEVHGRFIHFMAQRRTRDIPIA is encoded by the coding sequence ATGCGCCCGAGGATCGACGCGGTAGCCGAAACGCCGCTCCGGCGCGGCTTCGGCGCGCTGACGATCCGCGACCGGCTGCGCGACGAGATCCTGTCGCTGCAGCTGCGCCCCGGCCAGCTGCTGGACGAGGTGCGCCTCGCCGAGCGCTTCGCCGCCTCCCGCTCGCCCGTCCGCGAGGCGCTGGTGCACCTGCAGGCAGAGGGGCTGGTCGACACCCTGCCCAACAAGGGCACTGTCGTCGCCGGCATGAACATCGAGGAGTTCCCGCAGTATATCGATGCGCTCGACCTGGTGCAGCGGGCCGTCACCCGCCTTGCCGCCGAACTGCGCACCGACGTTGATCTGGAGAGGATCCGGCAGGAACAGGAGCGCTTCCGGGCCACCGTGCCGGCCAGGGATGCGCTCGGCATGATCCAGACCAACATGGATTTCCACCTGGCGATCAGCGAGGCGTCCCGCAATCCCTACCTGCACGACGCCTACCGGCGGCTGCTCGTCGGGGGCCGGCGCATGCTGCGCCTCTACTACCAGTCCTATGACGACGACCTGCCGCCGGAGCTGCCGGCCTCGCACGACCGGATCATCGAGGCGATCGAACGCCGCGACGTCGAGTGGGCCGACCGGCTGGCGCGCGAGCACGCCGAGGAAGTCCACGGCCGCTTCATCCACTTCATGGCCCAGCGGCGCACGAGGGACATCCCGATCGCCTGA
- a CDS encoding cupin domain-containing protein, whose product MQIFDHRDGELEKWRDGVMTRMRISAVTGAHQICIFEQWCEPGLGAPTHHHAVEEVLEVIAGRAEIWVGEDRQAVEPNQSVLIPAGARHGFRNVGEAILHVRATVASPIFEGSYEDAREQSRRWVPSF is encoded by the coding sequence ATGCAGATCTTCGACCACAGGGATGGCGAGCTGGAGAAGTGGCGCGACGGCGTCATGACCCGGATGCGGATATCGGCCGTCACCGGCGCCCACCAGATCTGCATCTTCGAGCAATGGTGCGAGCCGGGGCTCGGCGCGCCGACCCATCATCATGCGGTGGAGGAAGTGCTGGAGGTGATCGCGGGCCGGGCCGAGATCTGGGTCGGGGAGGATCGCCAGGCGGTCGAGCCCAACCAGTCGGTGCTCATCCCGGCCGGCGCGCGGCACGGCTTCCGCAATGTCGGCGAAGCCATCCTGCATGTGCGCGCCACGGTGGCCTCGCCGATCTTCGAGGGCAGCTACGAAGACGCCCGCGAGCAGTCGCGCCGCTGGGTGCCGAGCTTCTGA
- a CDS encoding proline racemase family protein: MRWKKTASMIEVHAEGEVGRVVTSGVLDVPGATMLDKMLHINEVDGSLRRFFCFEPRGYAQMSTNLLFAPTRPDADAAFLILQPDRAHAMSGSNSICVVTALLETGILPMHEPETVVRLETPAGIVKAVAQCADGKCVSVSLDMSPSFAHRLDAVVEVEGLGPVTVDIAFGGVFYALIDPAQFGMAIDPAAARTLADIASRVHRAVDAQLDVQHPTTKGLGDISYTMFVDRDARGDLRGATVLPPGRFDRSPCGTGNSARLACMVARGEAKVGDRFTARSIIGSRFDVGILGETTVGDRPAILPRITGRGWIHGFHQIGLDPTDPFPEGYAVADCWGDGMDLLK, encoded by the coding sequence ATGCGCTGGAAGAAGACAGCCTCGATGATCGAGGTCCATGCCGAGGGCGAAGTCGGGCGGGTCGTGACCTCCGGGGTGCTCGATGTTCCGGGCGCCACGATGCTCGACAAGATGCTGCACATCAACGAGGTCGACGGCAGCCTGCGGCGGTTCTTCTGCTTCGAGCCGCGCGGCTATGCGCAGATGAGCACCAACCTGCTGTTCGCGCCGACACGTCCCGATGCCGATGCCGCCTTCCTCATCCTGCAGCCCGACCGCGCGCATGCGATGTCGGGCTCCAACAGCATCTGCGTCGTCACCGCGCTGCTGGAGACCGGCATCCTGCCCATGCACGAGCCGGAGACGGTGGTGCGGCTGGAGACGCCGGCCGGCATCGTCAAGGCCGTCGCGCAATGCGCCGACGGCAAATGCGTCTCGGTGTCGCTCGACATGTCGCCGAGCTTCGCCCACCGGCTGGATGCCGTCGTCGAGGTCGAAGGTCTCGGGCCGGTGACGGTCGATATCGCCTTCGGCGGGGTGTTCTACGCGCTGATCGACCCGGCGCAGTTCGGCATGGCGATCGACCCGGCGGCGGCCCGCACGCTCGCCGACATCGCCAGCCGGGTGCATCGGGCCGTCGACGCGCAGCTCGACGTGCAGCACCCGACGACCAAAGGGCTGGGCGACATTTCCTATACGATGTTCGTCGACCGCGACGCGCGCGGCGACCTGCGCGGCGCCACCGTGCTGCCGCCCGGCCGCTTCGACCGCTCGCCGTGCGGGACCGGCAACTCCGCCCGCCTCGCCTGCATGGTGGCGCGGGGCGAGGCCAAGGTCGGCGACCGCTTCACGGCGCGTTCGATCATCGGCAGCCGGTTCGACGTCGGCATTCTCGGCGAGACGACGGTCGGCGACCGGCCGGCGATCCTGCCGCGCATCACCGGCCGCGGCTGGATCCACGGCTTCCACCAGATTGGCCTCGATCCGACCGATCCGTTCCCGGAAGGCTACGCCGTCGCCGATTGCTGGGGCGACGGCATGGACCTGCTGAAATGA